The Oncorhynchus tshawytscha isolate Ot180627B linkage group LG18, Otsh_v2.0, whole genome shotgun sequence genome has a window encoding:
- the gpr31 gene encoding hydroxycarboxylic acid receptor 2 codes for MDAVHLQNTSSNTEVDHCNAGNQMIYKVFSKLMMVEFTLALPLNLSVLYIFLFNIVVADLLLVICLPAKAYHFQHGLSLSENKLVCKAMLFMLILNRRASIAFLTVLSIDRYFNVVHPWKNNFAKTLKRSPHISVIVWLLLLPLNIPTMLKTFECCNSYGRKMTSVEDVTDTLREVVFFTQILIPFFVLVYCTAHNVNTLKKKTLGNKAKLHRAVFLVTSVVLVFSVCFLPCIIARIELLIVRIKDQHNAETIADQIYDGLMVLSYIDCLLDQLVYCFCYSGFTDVYMSNSCPYLLSYRRSNGSTVTDEQKLTSPPLRDKL; via the coding sequence ATGGATGCCGTCCATCTTCAGAACACATCCTCAAACACTGAGGTCGATCACTGCAACGCGGGGAATCAGATGATATACAAAGTCTTCTCCAAACTGATGATGGTGGAATTCACTCTGGCCTTGCCTCTCAACCTGTCAGTGCTCTACATCTTCCTCTTCAATATTGTGGTGGCAGATCTTCTGCTGGTGATATGCTTGCCAGCCAAAGCCTATCACTTCCAGCATGGACTAAGCCTAAGTGAGAACAAGCTGGTCTGTAAGGCCATGCTCTTCATGTTGATTTTGAACCGAAGGGCCAGCATCGCCTTCTTGACTGTGCTCTCCATCGATCGTTACTTCAatgtggttcatccttggaaaaATAACTTTGCCAAGACTTTAAAAAGGTCTCCTCATATCTCTGTCATCGTCTGGCTACTGCTGCTCCCCCTGAATATCCCAACCATGCTGAAGACCTTTGAGTGCTGTAACAGTTATGGGCGTAAAATGACATCGGTCGAGGACGTCACTGACACTTTGAGAGAGGTTGTGTTTTTCACCCAGATTCTCAtccctttctttgtgttggtCTACTGCACGGCCCACAATGTCAACACACTCAAAAAGAAGACGTTGGGGAATAAGGCCAAGCTGCATCGAGCAGTGTTTCTGGTCACCTCAGTTGTGCTGGtcttctctgtgtgtttcctgCCTTGTATCATAGCTAGGATAGAGCTATTGATTGTCAGAATCAAGGATCAACACAATGCTGAGACCATTGCGGATCAGATCTATGACGGTCTCATGGTTTTATCCTACATTGACTGTTTGCTGGACCAACTGGTGTACTGTTTCTGCTACTCAGGGTTTACAGATGTGTACATGTCAAATAGCTGTCCCTACCTATTGAGCTATAGAAGATCCAATGGTTCCACAGTCACAGATGAACAAAAGTTGACCTCTCCCCCACTGCGGGACAAACTGTGA
- the plg gene encoding plasminogen: protein MDLYKAVLLGFLFSAVSAGILDEYAKTEGARIMSILKREYSVGTVIECAIKCNTETAFTCRSFIYIEKDQECLTIPANTKTEQVLRRTSTALYEKKVYLMECVNGIGMDYRGTKSKTKSGKKCQRWASKYPHNPNMTPATHPNADLESDFCRNPDGDSKGPWCYTRDPETRWETCNVQDCSEECMHCSGEDYRGKISTTENGYTCQRWDAQKPHNHGYSPSALPEKYLEEDYCRNPDGDPKPWCFTTSPSKRWDFCSIPRCTSEPPTVVEELTCSTGDGGAYRGTVAVTTSGKACQVWAAQTPQKHNRTPDNYPCKGLDLNYCRNPDNERMPWCYTTDPETRWEYCKVPSCGDVPGPDDAAPTPAEEDCYVGSGSEYRGMVTETISGKKCQSWSSMTPHSHKKTPQDFPKADLRRNLCRNPDGDRAPWCYTTDPSVRWEFCAVEKCPTPPKPTSKPDQPDKPDQPDQPKPTPDQTPLDDCKVGNGGTYRGPTSMTMLGVTCQRWSSQSPHQHASFNPESHPDKGLESNNCRNPDNDVNGPWCYTTDRNKKWDYCQIPDCAGLKCGQPVTKPKRCFGRIVGGCVSKPHSWPWQISLRTNTGVHFCGGTLIAPQWVLTAAHCLERSKRPSAYKVFMGTHTERANEATKQERNLEKLILGPDRTDIALLKLETPALINDKVLPVCLPEKDYVVPPGTECYVTGWGETQGTGGDGLLKETGFPVIENKVCNRPAYLNNRVKDHEMCAGNIEGGTDSCQGDSGGPLVCRAQNSFVLQGVTSWGLGCANALKPGVYARVSKFTDWINSQMKIHS from the exons ATGGACCTGTACAAAGCAGTGTTGCTAGGCTTCCTTTTCTCTGCAG TCAGTGCGGGTATCCTGGATGAATATGCAAAAACAGAGGGCGCCCGGATTATGTCTATACTGAAGAGGGAGTACTCAGTAGGCACGGTCATAGAATGTGCCATCAAGTGTAATACTGAAACAGCTTTCACTTGCAG GTCCTTTATATACATTGAAAAGGATCAAGAATGTTTGACAATACCTGCAAACACCAAAACAGAGCAAGTTCTGAGAAGAACAAGCACAGCTCTCTACGAAAAGAAAG TGTACTTGATGGAGTGTGTGAATGGAATCGGTATGGACTACAGAGGAACGAAGTCCAAAACAAAATCAGGGAAGAAATGCCAGAGATGGGCATCAAAATACCCCCATAACCCCAa CATGACCCCTGCAACACATCCCAATGCCGACCTGGAGTCCGACTTCTGTAGAAACCCAGATGgcgacagcaaaggaccctggtgCTACACCAGAGACCCTGAGACCAGGTGGGAGACCTGCAACGTCCAGGACTGCAGCG AGGAATGTATGCACTGCAGTGGTGAGGACTACAGGGGAAAGATCTCTACCACTGAGAATGGTTACACCTGTCAGCGCTGGGACGCCCAGAAACCTCACAACCACGGCTACAGTCCCAGCGC tCTTCCTGAGAAGTACCTGGAGGAGGACTACTGTAGGAACCCAGATGGGGACCCCAAACCCTGGTGCTTCACCACCAGCCCCTCCAAACGCTGGGACTTCTGCTCCATCCCTCGCTGCA cTTCTGAGCCTCCCACAGTGGTGGAGGAGCTCACCTGTAGCACAGGCGACGGCGGTGCCTACAGGGGAACTGTTGCCGTGACAACGTCTGGGAAAGCCTGTCAGGTCTGGGCAGCTCAGACGCCCCAAAAGCACAACAGAACTCCAGACAACTACCCATGCAA AGGCCTGGACCTGAACTACTGCAGGAACCCAGACAATGAGAGGATGCCCTGGTGCTACACTACAGACccagagacacgttgggagtacTGCAAGGTGCCTAGCTGTGGAGACGTTCCTGGACCAG ATGACGCAGCTCCCACTCCAGCTGAGGAAGACTGTTATGTGGGCAGCGGGAGTGAATATCGTGGCATGGTGACAGAGACCATCAGTGGGAAGAAATGCCAGTCCTGGAGCTCGATGACACCTCACAGTCACAAGAAGACACCTCAGGACTTCCCTAAAGC CGATTTGAGAAGAAACCTGTGTAGGAACCCTGATGGAGACCGTGCTCCATGGTGCTACACCACTGACCCCTCTGTTCGTTGGGAGTTCTGCGCTGTGGAGAAATGCCCAACGCCTCCCAAGCCTACTTCTAAGCCTGACCAACCTGACAAGCCTGACCAACCCGATCAGCCCAAACCAACACCCGATCAGACACCCTTAGATG ATTGCAAGGTGGGCAATGGGGGGACATACAGGGGTCCTACTTCTATGACCATGTTGGGTGTCACATGTCAGAGGTGGAGCTCCCAAAGCCCCCATCAGCATGCCAGTTTCAACCCTGAATCGCACCCTGACAAAGGCCTGGAGTCCAAC AATTGCAGAAACCCTGACAATGACGTGAATGGACCATGGTGCTACACCACAGACAGAAACAAAAAATGGGACTACTGCCAAATCCCAGATTGCG CTGGCTTGAAATGTGGGCAGCCGGTTACAAAACCCAAGAGGTGTTTTGGTCGCATCGTTGGAGGCTGTGTGTCCAAACCCCACTCATGGCCCTGGCAGATCAGCCTGAGGACCAA CACTGGTGTTCATTTCTGTGGGGGAACTCTGATCGCCCCTCAATGGGTCCTCACCGCTGCCCACTGCCTGGAGAG ATCAAAGAGGCCATCGGCCTACAAGGTGTTCATGGGAACCCACACAGAGAGGGCAAATGAAGCGACCAAGCAGGAGCGTAACCTGGAGAAACTGATCCTGGGACCTGACAGGACAGACATTGCACTGCTGAAGCTAGAAAC CCCTGCACTCATAAATGACAAGGTTTTACCAGTATGCTTACCCGAGAAGGATTACGTGGTACCACCTGGAACAGAGTGCTATGTGACAGGATGGGGAGAGACACAAG GAACTGGTGGAGATGGGCTCCTCAAGGAGACGGGCTTCCCTGTTATAGAAAATAAAGTGTGTAATCGTCCTGCCTACCTGAACAACAGAGTCAAGGACCATGAGATGTGTGCTGGGAACATTGAAGGGGGAACAGACAGCTGTCAG GGTGACAGTGGTGGCCCTCTGGTGTGTCGTGCCCAGAACAGCTTTGTCCTCCAGGGAGTGACATCCTGGGGTCTGGGCTGTGCCAACGCCTTGAAGCCAGGAGTGTACGCCAGAGTATCAAAGTTTACGGATTGGATTAACAGTCAGATGAAGATTCATTCTTAA